From a single Phragmites australis chromosome 7, lpPhrAust1.1, whole genome shotgun sequence genomic region:
- the LOC133924426 gene encoding eukaryotic translation initiation factor 4B1-like gives MAKPWGGVGAWALDAERAEEEERELAAAIPAPEPLAAAGGTASFPSLSEATAAGGGKQKKKKNKGTTLSLSEFTTYGAPQRRAAPVEPRGLTPQEMMMLPTGPKEHSEEELDRSRLGGGFRSYGYGGGERRGGFDDDGRHGPPGRGSDLDMTSRADLADNWGTNKKFTPAASDSGRRDRFGGPSPLGRTDDIDDWSRDKKPLPSRYPSLGSGGGFRDSTSFRDSPGSSDSDRWVRGGGSVTSMPHNSEGERPRLVLDALKRDTSATSTPLAEVARNRPSPFGAARPREAVLAEKGLDWRKVDSEIEQKKTSRPTSSHSSRPNSAHSSRPGSPGSQVSAVGSEGAPRARPKVNPFGDAKPREVVLQEKGKDWRKIDLELEHRAVDRPESDEERILKEEINLLKVDLKEIEEKISDSSDQASLDDAKKMSEKISQLERQLELLTVGLDDKIRFGQRPSSGAGRPSSGAGRVTTFPPTSLAEESQATVSIMDRPHSRGGMEPNSNPVEVRWGFQGSRERGSFGGSRSSDRSTTRQRW, from the exons ATGGCCAAGCCCTGGGGAGGCGTCGGCGCTTGGGCGCTGGACGCCGAGcgggccgaggaggaggagcgcgagcTCGCGGCGGCCATCCCCGCGCCCGAGCCGCTCGCGGCCGCGGGAGGCACCGCCAGCTTCCCCAGCCTCAGCGAGGCCACCGCGGCCGGCGGGGGcaagcagaagaagaagaagaataagggCACCACACTGTCGCTGTCGGAATTCACCACCTACGGCGCGCCGCAGCGCCGCGCCGCCCCCGTGGAGCCGAGGGGGCTGACCCCGCAGGAGATGATGATGCTGCCCACGGGACCGAAGGAGCACTCGGAGGAAGAGCTGGACCGCTCCCGCCTCGGCGGTGGGTTCCGCTCCTACGGCTACGGGGGCGGAGAGCGCCGCGGCGGGTTCGACGACGACGGCCGCCACGGGCCGCCCGGCAGGGGCTCGGATCTCGACATGACCTCCCGCGCTGACTTGGCCGACAACTGGGGGACGAATAAGAAGTTCACCCCGGCTGCCAGCGACTCTGGCCGTCGTGATAGGTTCGGCGGGCCTTCCCCCCTCGGGCGTACTGATGACATTGATGATTGGTCGCGCGACAAGAAGCCGCTCCCATCACGCTACCCTAGCCTCGGTTCTGGCGGTGGCTTCCGTGACTCCACGAGCTTCCGAGACTCACCGGGTTCCTCTGATTCTGACCGTTGGGTCCGTGGTGGTGGCTCCGTCACCTCTATGCCACACAACAGCGAGGGTGAGAGGCCGCGCCTCGTTCTTGATGCACTGAAACGTGATACCTCAGCTACTTCTACTCCGCTTGCCGAGGTGGCACGCAACCGGCCGAGTCCATTTGGGGCTGCAAGGCCCCGGGAGGCTGTGCTGGCTGAGAAGGGGCTGGATTGGAGGAAGGTTGACAGTGAGATTGAGCAGAAGAAGACTAGCCGGCCTACCAGCTCGCACTCAAGCAGACCAAATAGTGCACATTCGTCCCGCCCTGGGAGCCCTGGGTCGCAGGTTTCAGCAGTTGGGAGCGAGGGAGCACCAAGGGCACGGCCAAAGGTAAATCCATTTGGCGATGCCAAGCCAAGGGAAGTGGTGTTGCAGGAGAAAGGTAAAGACTGGAGGAAGATTGACCTTGAGCTGGAGCATCGTGCCGTAGATAG GCCAGAGTCGGATGAAGAAAGGATTTTAAAAGAAGAAATTAACCTTCTGAAGGTGGATCTGAAAGAAATTGAGGAAAAGATAAGTGATAGTTCTGACCAAGCCTCCCTGGACGATGCAAAAAAAATGTCGGAGAAgatatctcagctggaaaggcAGCTGGAGCTGCTTACAGTGGGGTTGGACGACAAGATTCGATTTGGGCAAAGACCTAGTTCTGGTGCAGGCAGACCTAGTTCTGGTGCAGGCAGGGTTACAACATTTCCACCAACTAGTTTAGCAGAGGAATCACAAGCTACAGTGTCCATCATGGACAGACCGCATTCTCGTGGTGGTATGGAACCAAACTCAAATCCAGTTGAAGTAAGATGGGGATTTCAAGGTAGCAGAGAAAGGGGCTCTTTTGGTGGAAGCAGAAGTTCAGACAG GTCAACAACAAGGCAGAGATGGTGA